The genomic segment TACTGTGGTTTTGTGTTGAGTGATGCTGCATGTCTAAGCATCCTCTCTGCTCACCATATCTTTGATCTGTGACAGCGTGATCTGCAGGGAGACATTGAGAGCTTCGTCTGTGTCCTCCACAGGTCTCAGGTCGCTGGAATAGTCCTCCATCAAGTCTTTTAGAAGTTGGCGTGCATAGTGACCCTGAGCGCAGTGGGACACTGAGGGCAAGAGGGGATTATAAGACacacaaaattaagaaaaaggaaacttaCGTAAACTTTATGTTTTCCTTGTAGCACCAAATTGGCTTAACAAACCTTGCACTAAAAGGCTGATCCAAACCATCAGTGCTGCCctcttcattctttttttttgtaagtcacCAGCCGTGGGATCAATTATTCAGCCAGGCAGAGTCTGAGAAAGCCCGGGTCCACATTCGGGGCATCACTTGATTCTGATCTTCTTTTTGCTCTGTTGAGGCTGAGCCAGCCCAGACCACAGAACATTCTCCAAGTCTAACATCCTGTCAGAAGCTCTGAATGCATCGCTAGCTGTTAGCAGCAGATCTCTCCTGTCTGTGAGTGTAATTGCTACTCTGGAACAGGACCTGAGCGGAGCACACATGCACTGGAACACACGTTTGCTTCTTGTATCACATTGCAACAAAAGGTACTGGGTGAAATGGGATCCATGCCGTGTTATCCACCCGTGTGACAGACACACACCCATTCTCAGCTGTACCGCATGTGAAAATCACAATCCAAATGAGCAAAATCCACATTAATGTGACTTACAATCATCCCactttgtgacataaaaaaactatttttaaagaacagCTTTTATATCTGTTTCCCATTGATTTCTGTCTCTGTGAGTATTTGGACCATTAAAACACACGCTTTACAAAAGATTTATAGATATTTTCAACACTTCCTATTATTATTTATGCACGCAAGTCCTGCTTTAACTAAATCAAActgtttcagaaaaataaacaatattccaactcttgaaatattttaaagcatttattttctttttttaatataactcaattatttttaagacaCAAACTCATCTTATAGGAGTCCACATTACACAAAGAATGATTTTGAgacataaaaatgcaagaaaacctTACATTTTGCTCTCAATATATTGGTTTAAGTTTAGCAGCAGAGCAAATGTTGCACAATCTACGATTGCTGAGCTTTTGcatcatttacaaaaacacttaaCAGATGGCAGAAgcatatttttcaaacacaaaataagaaacatatTGACAAAGGCCTCtggttctgcagaaactgcacGTTTTGATGTAATGTGTTAACGTGTCACGCAGTTTCTGTGGTTCTGAGCTCGCACAGGACAGGTGTTTCCTGGGTGTCTGCGAGAGTGCATGTGTGAGAGTGagcatacaaaaaaagttttcagattaaaacatgGGCGAAAAAATGTCCCAATATGTATATTACTCAAAGAGAAGGCACTTTGAACAGCTGCTCAGTGGCACTGTTGTGAAATGGTGAGATTGAGATTTTGAGATAAATGTTTAGAAGAAAGAAACAGATGTGTTAGTTTTGAAATTGTGTGCGTGTGTGAAATGCATAGTACTTTTGAGCAGTCTGGTTGCaacattctgtttttgtttcattcaaaattaaaaaaacaaagcattaatttttaatttttaacaacaaggaaagcattttttaaataaataaatggagtgAATAACATCTccataaaatgattttatgagGTATCTTGGGAGTCGATTTTATTATTGTCCTGTGACTTTAATAATGTCTGCCACCAAGCGCTCTGTCATAATGACTTCCTCAGATACAAAAAGACGCCCTTGTTTGAACTAGTTTCACTTGAGTTTGACAAGCTGAGAAAATCTATCTACATGTACATTATCCTTTCTGAGAtgcctgttttttaatttaaatgtacgCACTTGAGCTTTctgaagcactttttttttgtgcaaaaactaGATGATTTctgaccttttttatttttatcttgttttattttgacagctcAGATGTAATCTACCAGAATTGAATcctcaaaatctttaaaacatcaAGCTTGTCTGGTGCAATTCTAGCAGTTGAGCGGCAGATGATGCAGCTGGAGAAGCATATTCTATATTTAAAGACGGAGCATTGATTACACCTGCAGGCAGATCAAAAGGgcaaaagaaccaaaaaaagatgaaaagatgctcagaaagttgataaaaaaaactttgttcatCTTGATCTGATGTGTCGATAGGATCTAAAAAAGTAGTCTTTCTCCTGCTGAGTAAAACGTAAggattttcatttctttgacaaaataaaatggtctCAAACcctctaaacatgtttttttttctcctatttaatggcttacaaggaaaaaaaacacaaatgaaatgtGTAAAGCAGTCTTTGGTTTGGAGGCTAAAGTTTCAGGAAGCGAATACGAGTTAAACCACATTTGGTCGTCCCAGCACAAATACCAGAAAAGGCCAACTCTGGTTCTGTCTGTGTTTATTGGTGCAAACGTCAGATGATCAGTGTGGGACAGGAGTCCCTCCTTAAGGGTGAGCTTTTGCAAGAGCACAAACTGTAACAAGCAGagataaaactcaaaaaaactaATTGGCATGGATTCTTACCATGTTGAGGTCAAACTAATGAGGTTAAAAAGCAGCCATTTATTAAAGTTATTGTCTAAACAAGTGTAACGTTTGTGCTGCACTGGTAAGTCAACTGTTAACCCCTCAAAATGTCTGTactcccccccaccaccacctgtCTCTTCACTTCCCCCTCACAAATCTCCAGAGGCAGGAGTGAGCACACCAACTACCGCTAACTGTGAAGTGGCTCGTCTTGTACGGCTGCGCGCACCGCCAGTGTGCGTCTGTGAGACAGACACACAAGGATGAGGCGTTGTGGTAGCTGTGGCGAAGCGCACACGGAGGCATAAAAGGCATGACCACAGAACGAAACACGCTGCAAAGTCAAAGTTGAACTTTTCTCTTTGTCACCTGTAACAAAAgattgttaaattatttaattgcttatttttttgtcaatttagacagatttaattacatttaaaaacatctgtttttttgccATTGTAAGTTAAAGTTTTACTGACAGGATTTGATTATAGCAGTTCCTCTACTGTCCAGGTTATCCATATTAATTTGCTGTGTatgtgcaggaaaaaaaagacataaccTTCGTGAAATGTGGGAACACATTAAAGATGCTTTCATGatgatttatgtaaatgtgttcGCCTTTGCACACTGGGATGTGGTTATGTGTTCTTCGACATATATCCTTTAAAAGTATGGTGCCTCTCATCCTTAGAACTCTCAAAGAACcagaaaagagcaggaaaaggaactttttttaagttgtactATCTAGTATTGCTACGTTTTAGATATGCAGAAGACGGAAATAATataacacatatatatattattttatgtaaaaaggccttttttgtgatgatggaaTTGGAAAAGAAATCCATGTTGAGTGCGCtacgaaaaaaaaatgagctgttatttatatagttttcagaataaatcagtGTTTAACTGAATTTAACTTGATTAAACGTAAATGTTTGGATTAAATTGTAACATGGTAAACCAACTCCAGCCTGCAAATATACAACTGCAAAGCTACAAACTGTACAAATGTTGGCttctatttggaaaaaaaagtcgtTTATTGAGGAATTAGGTGAACTAAAATACTTATGAAACccttgaattttttaaactttaaataaacactCGGATAACTGGAAATGCATGTCACCAAATCAGTTTTTATGGTGATCTAAGGCAGTACTGGGATCCATaaattttcatttagttaaataTAAGTCAATGTAACAAAGGAACATTATACAGTGAATGCAATGCTTATTCACAAGTTCACCGGTAATTAAAGCGGCCAAATCCTCTGTAAGTAAAGTtctaaaattaagatttaaaaacaaaagtacaaataCTCAcacgagaaaacaaaacttggtcacaaaaaatacaaagtctAATATTAACTACTTCTAATTTTGGATTGTGttaatcactttttaaatgcaGCTAACTTCTGAATATGTGTAGcgccaaaaacagaaaaattgtaaataacGACTTATTTAATAATTGTAgcgacatgtttttttaattagaaacatAGATTGCAAAAAAAACTCGTAACGCACAAAATATTTGGTCACTTGTGGGCTCACGTTTTTAgggatatttattttatttcatgctATTTATGGAGACCTCTTTTAGATAAAAGATTTGATTTAATCACAGATTTAAGAAAAGtaacataatattttttaaggttttgcagaatacaacaaaaacttttatgtCGCTCACATACCATAGTCATGATACCATCTATATAATTCACCGAATTAGATtacaacaaatcattttaaatatttttctttgtcataaatattcttatttaaactttagatGAATGAACTTGGATGGAAAAGTacttttacaataattaaactGCAtccaaagaaaacatgtttcatttttattgtgaattaaAACCATTTTCATAAAATTCCTTCTATTTAAACAagtctaataataataataataataaaaaacaagaaaacagatttcATGTTGATCTGCCACGTCTGAGCATCATTTCCCTCTGTTGAAATCACAATAACTCATGAAAAATCACACTTTGTCtcattaataaagaaataactaTTTGATGCAGACAAATGTGCAAATTACAACATAAATGCTCTCCTAAACAACttaaatataaatcatttttacagatttttgcaGCAGTAGGAGATGCATATgatccctttttttaaagtctattGTGAGTTTGTGAGACTTCTGAGTGTTgacaaatgtttctaaaaacatcaataaaatccCAAATAGCACATCTACGCGTCCTCTGGAGTTGTAAAGTTTGTTGATTTGAGCTTCATTTGCTCAGAATCCTGTAAAAATATGACCTGGATGACTGAGAATCTTCACAGACAtaaatttaaacaacaaaatcatgACGTCTTGACCCATTCGAGGTCAAAGATCAAAAGATCTTGCACTGGTTTAGGCTAAACATGCGTCTTCTGGCTTGTTTCCTGGCCTGGTTGAAGACTGTCCGCACGGCGTACTCGAACACCTGCTGCACCCCGCGGTTGTTCAGGGAAGAGCACTCCAGGTAGCCCTTAGCGTGGACGTCGCGAGCGACCTGCTTCCCCGCAGCTGGCGAGATGCAGCTGCCCCGATGCACGCCAATCTCCCTTAAGTCCGTCTGGGTCGCCACAATCAGCACCGGGACTTTGGGCAGGTTCTCTCGGACCTCCGCGATCCATTTGCGCTGAATGTTGGCCAGAGAGTTATGGTTTGCCACAGAGAAGCAAATGAGGACGACGTCAGCCTGCTGGTACGACCTCGGTCGGATCTGTCTGAGGTTGTCGCTGCCCGCCGTGTCCCACAGGCCCAGGCTTATCTGGACGCCGTCCATGTACACCTCCACGCCGGTGTTATCGAACACTGTGGGCATGTACGAGTCGGGGAAGGTCTCTGAGGTGAAGCGGACCAGCAAGGCCGTCTTTCCAACTGCACTGTCCCCGACCAGGACACACTTCACGGACATTTCCGCCCCGTAGCCGTTCATGGTGGCGGCTGTTGGATTTCTCTGGTTCTTGAAGGAAAAGTGTAAGCAACAGATGCTTCTTTTCAGCAGGAAGTCCTAAAATCAGTTATCTGGAAACACTAATGACGCAGAGCTGAACTGGTCAGTCTTTTCTCAAAAACTTCTCAAGCTGGTAGAGTCAGCACATCTCCAACGGCCAGACTGTGAGGATCTTGAACTCTTTAGGCCATCTTGGCTGTCCGCCCTTCCGGTCTGCGCAGACACTCTTCTGCGGCCGCTTTGTACATCGTCGTTCTGTCCATTCAGGTCTTATATTTGTAGTTTAGAGAAGGgctagaaaaaaatggaaaaaaaaaattagttttcaaaataaaagtctaaaatttaTCATGAATTCTTagttacatttagttttagtatTACCCATCAAACATACAATCTAACATAGACAGATAGCAGAGTGTCTTGAGCGCTAGTCTGTTATAACATAACAAATTCAGGATTATGGATACCCTaagattggaaaaaaagaaaaaaaaacaattaccaATTTATGCTTCAAGTTCATAAAACAACAACTGCCAACAAACTCTTGacattcatgatttttttctaaatctggatggatttttaaagcacaaaaacagaatttatggTAGGAGTTgctcagaaataaagaaaagcaggTCTTATGAGTGGAAAAGTCTGCCTCTTTTAGATGGGACATGTTACTGAGAGGTGTTTCCACAGTTCCTCTGAAAGACCAAACAAGGAACTCCATTTTGAAACGCCGAGAATCGTCATTATAGGATTCCAAACACTGTTTAAGTATGactttttagcttaaaaaatagagCAAACGACTCAAAACGTTGAACTTCAATATTTCAGGTGTGTCGTTTCCACACAattcaaaaatgataaaaaatgatgtGACAAGAACAGAAAGCAAAGGCCTTACCGTCTCAATCCTCATCAAACGGATGTTGGCTGCCGCCTTCAAAACTTCactgtgtagaaaaaaaactctcctCATTTATGCACAATGAAGATTACATTTGGTTAACGTTGAGTGGCACAGTTTCAGTTATTTAGGCCgaaacaacctaaaaataaaaaaaagagaaacggTGGCCTCTTCATAAAGGTGTAGCTGTGAAGTCAGAGGGATGGAAGTCAGAAAACACGAGAAAGTCAAGTGCAGCACATCCGCTTGAAGGAGTGTGGAGGTGTGACTCACTGACTCCACCGCTCGCCTCCCCCACCCACAGCAGCTGTGCTTCATCACATCTCTCTGCTGCTTCACTTTAATTTCCTGGATTCAGTTTTAAtccaatattaaataaattctaataGGGAGGGATTATTTTCCTTATAAAATTCTTCAACACAGACTTATTTTACATCTTTTAGGCTGAAGCGTGTGAGCAGCTGTGCAGGAAGAACGAGTGAAGCTTACAGGCAGCAGTGTGGTTGATGCAGGCAGGAGAATCTgtgacagaagaagaagccgGGATCAAAAAGTGTAGCCAGCTGCAGCTTGAAAGCAGTTCGGCGTGTTATTTACTCCTCAACGTTCACCCAAGATCTTTTGCTGGCATAACTTTACTCAAACGACATGAACCTGAGATAGTGAAGCAGACAAATTAATGCATCCGCACGACTTAcccaacagattttttttttaaacttcttggactaaaaaaagacttttacattcattttaggTTATTGTTTTGCAACAAATTACCTTTTATGATAAGTCTGACTAAATTACATTTACTTTGGCTGAAAGTCTGgcttagacattttttcattttggttaCCTTTACATCCTGAAGTAAGCTTCAGGGCTCTTAAATAAAGAACTTTctgaaaaagttgcaaaaaaaaaattaggcatCCCACAGTCTTTCTCCCAGCATCCCTCACAGTGAATTAGcagacattttttgtctttttttagggttttatctCTTTATAATTTTGTGCTGTAAACTAAAACAATTCATAAAATCTTTTGTGTGTTAACTGTAGGTTTTTTCAAGTATCAGTGACTAAAGTTGAGATACTTTTGTGGCAAAAAAGAAAGTACATGACTCCACAATCAAATGAGTGGTAATAAAGGATTGTGTTGGATAATTTTACAAACGCATCTTATACTGGCTGTATATTTCCTTAAccgttttttactttaaaactcggcttaaatataactttattattattattattatcttccACTGCATTCTTTGACTACTTTCTCTATCAGAAcctctaaaatgtttaatataaagtaacgtaAAACTTATTTCAACAGTTAAGAGAGcatcttgatttttttgtccTATGTTTGCATCTccaattttaattcaaatttaactttatttaaagaccactggagcACAAAACCAAAGAGAAAGTCATTGAAATCAACAAAAATTATGGCAGGGAATCaacaaaaattgtaaataaaacattatttgcGTTTAATCGtgattattgatttatatttttttttgttacagtactTGGCCGACAACTTATAATTTGCAAATATTcccaatttatatatatatatatatatatatatatatatatatatatatatatatatatacgtttATTCCACATAAATATACACAATAGAAAGCTAATAGGGTGCAACAACAGCATATGGAAGTGTAAATCTTACTCAAAATCTAAACAAAGAGACAAGCGTAAGgcttatattatatatatatttatatatatataatatatatatatatataaccgcaaccagggagacagcaatgaaaggacgaagacagagcatttggaattatagNNNNNNNNNNNNNNNNNNNNNNNNNNNNNNNNNNNNNNNNNNNNNNNNNNNNNNNNNNNNNNNNNNNNNCTGGCTTTTGTTCTGAGTCTGGGAACCTCTAGTAGACTTAAAGCTGAGAATCTTAGGACTCTGGgagtcaatattagtatcattgttggcaaacaaaaaagagaaattatcaatacaagcttctttcTGCATTTTCATAAAGGACTAAATCTATATTTTGTATGAAATCTTTCAAAATTTCAAGATCTCAAgaatttcaatacattttttattttttgttactgcTTTAAATTAGTAATAGCACTTCTGTTTTAGTAGTATTAATAACAGTTGGAAATCCAtatatttgttcatttcatttgtaatggccgtccactctgctgttcatttcccttccaaagtcttctgccccccATAAAGACTGTTCAAGTCATTAATACTTTTAGAAACTGATCATCTTAAAACTGATCTTTAAGCTGACTGGGATTCAGTGTGAGGATTTCAAAGCTGCATGTCGTCATGTGTTCCTTCCTGATCCAGGATAAATGctgagagttttgaacaagTTGCAGCCAATTAACCATATTTTCTTGACACCAGAAAGTAATGCATTTTAATAATCTATTCTAGAAGTTATACAAACATGATGTATTATTTTAGTTCTGGAGACAAAGGTTCTCACTCAGGCAATATTTCTAAAATTCATTCTTTGAAACTTTGGCCTGTTTGTGCTTCTAAGGTCTGGATCTAAAAATCCCACAGAGCTTTCTGACTTTACCGCACAGATTAAGTCAGATCTGTGCGATAAAGTAGATTCACGTTATGAATGGATAAATTCTGTCCTCTCTCAGCATCAGGACCAACAATTAAAACCTCTGTTTTGTCTTGACTGGGGTATAAAAAGTTAACTCTCATCCATGtttcaaaatctaaaatacaGCTTAAAAGGTCATCAATGGGTTTTTGAGCATCAGGAGGAAAAACTACATATAATTGTGTGTCATCTGCACAATTATGAAAGTTAATGCAATGTCTCCTGGTGACATCACCTGGTGTAAGCATATGCAGGTTAAAATGTGTGGgacccaggatggagccttgaggCACACCACATCTCAGTCTTTGCTTCAGAGATGGCAAATCCCTTACATTAACAAaagaaatcaatttaaaattgaaCCCAAATCTAAAATATACATATGCAGATATAAAATGAACATATAAATATCCAAATGAAGACAAATGTCAATGTTTTAGATAAATAGACTTTATTACACAATATAAGATCCTCCATAAAATTTTACAAACcaacagcataaaaaataaaatgctttatgtgcttgaaacatttgataaaattgaaaaatgtaaacttttgaaaagtattttgcaaaaattggcAAACTTTTGGCATTTATCGCAGGCTGTTAAAAGAAGCAAAGAGCCGACGAAACTTGAACCATGTTtgaaaagattattttgtttttctcattaattgAAAGTTAAATTAAGTTTTGAAACACTGCAGAGGATTAGTGCGGATATAAAAGCAGAGGAACTGATGAAGTAGAGGTTCAAGTCTGTTGAATGAGGTTGTGTATTTTATGCTCGGTGGTCTTCAATCATCGGTGAAGAAAAGAGAAGCGTCTTCCAGGGCTACAAGGCCAGTGTAGAGTTTTCTTCAGAAACACTGATTTATATTTCACTGcaattgcagtttaagaaaggCTTCATAAAGATAGTAGAGTACGTCCTACTTTTAAAATACTGCCGGATTAA from the Oryzias melastigma strain HK-1 linkage group LG1, ASM292280v2, whole genome shotgun sequence genome contains:
- the rhoh gene encoding rho-related GTP-binding protein RhoH encodes the protein MNGYGAEMSVKCVLVGDSAVGKTALLVRFTSETFPDSYMPTVFDNTGVEVYMDGVQISLGLWDTAGSDNLRQIRPRSYQQADVVLICFSVANHNSLANIQRKWIAEVRENLPKVPVLIVATQTDLREIGVHRGSCISPAAGKQVARDVHAKGYLECSSLNNRGVQQVFEYAVRTVFNQARKQARRRMFSLNQCKIF